From Orcinus orca chromosome 3, mOrcOrc1.1, whole genome shotgun sequence, a single genomic window includes:
- the SUB1 gene encoding activated RNA polymerase II transcriptional coactivator p15 has product MPKSKELVSSSSSGSDSDSEVDKKLKRKKQVAPEKPVKKQKTGETSRALSSSKQSSSSRDDNMFQIGKMRYVSVRDFKGKVLIDIREYWMDPEGEMKPGRKGISLNPEQWSQLKEQISDIDDAVRKL; this is encoded by the exons atgcCGAAGTCAAAGGAACTTGTTTCTTCAAGCTCTTCTGGCAGTGATTCTGACAGTGAAGTTGACAAAAAG ttaAAGAGGAAAAAGCAAGTTGCTCcagaaaaacctgtaaaaaagcAAAAGACTGGTGAAACTTCAAGAGCCCTGTCATCTTCTAagcagagcagcagcagcagagatgATAACATGTTTCAG ATTGGGAAAATGAGGTATGTCAGTGTTCGGGACTTTAAAGGGAAAGTCTTAATTGATATTAGAGAATACTGGATGGATCCAGAAGGTGAAATGAAACCAGGAAGGAAAG gtatttcTTTAAATCCTGAGCAGTGGAGCCAGCTGAAGGAACAGATTTCTGACATTGATGATGCAgtaagaaaactgtaa